The Bacteroidota bacterium genome contains the following window.
CGCTGGAGAATTTGTTGTAAATTCTGGAACCTCAATTAAAGTAGCTTATGAGCAATTAATTCCGGCCATTGGCCTTTCTATTCGTATCGAACAGGCCGAAAATCCTGGAATTCCTACTTCACTTACCAATGGTTACATTGGGGCTTCCATGGAATTTAATGATGAACAAAACAGATGGCTTACAGGTGTTTCTGATGCTGAGCAGTTCAGTCAAACCAATTGGATTCGTTCTGGTACTTTTGATGATACAACAATGTTTAATTATCCATACAATAAAATATATTTTGATTATGGTGGAAAAGACGATAAAGAAATATATGAAAAAGTATTGAATGGAACTTGGGCTCCTTATGGTTTAACTTCTGTTTATGAACATGGTCCGGCTATACCTGTAACTGGGGGTAATACAGATTTAAGCAAGGTGAAAAGTGTTGATGTTGTTATTACTGATGACAAAACCAAATGGACCAGATGTCCTGTTCTTGAAAATCAATTCAATCCGCTTTTATCCCTTGGTGGTGCTGTTAAAAATGGATTAAGAAAATCACCTTCTGTTAATAAGGATGGAATTGCTGATGGAAGTGGCAATGGAATGGGATGGTTTCCAGGTTATGCTGTTTGTGTTGAAACTGGTGAACGTTTAAATATGGCTTTTAGTGAGGATACCTGGCTAGGTGATGCCAATGGTAGGGATATGTTATGGAACCCAACATCAGTTGTGTATACAAATACTGGCCAAATAAGAGGTGGAGGAAAGCATTTTATATATGTGTTTAATAAACGCGGAAATCTACCAAATCAAATGCCTGCTTACGATGAAGGAGAAAAATTGAAGGAATTTATTACTGCAGGTGGAACTGCTTTGCGTGAAGTATGGAACAATTGTATGTGGGTAGGTTATCCTTTGCTTGTAAAAGATAAGAAACTTTTAGGAACAGAAGTTAAAATTAAACTTAGAGTTTCAAGAAAGTATGAGAAATATGAAACAAGCAGTGTTGCAAATGACAAAAATCCACTTTACTCTTTCGATCTTAAGGATCTTGCCACTGAAAAGGGAAGTTCAATCGCACTGGATTCTGCACTTTCACTTGTGAATGTTGTTCCGAATCCTTATTATGCATATTCAGGTTATGAAACCAACCAATTGGACAACAGAATTAAGATTATTAACTTGCCTGTAGAAGCTTCTGTTACAATTTATACTGTAAATGGCACTTTAATTCGCAAATTTGCAAAAGCTGATAAGACAACCTCACTTGAATGGGATTTGAAAAACCATGCTGGCATACCTATTTCAGGTGGTGTTTATTTAATACATGTAAGTTCGAAAGACGAAACGGGTGTTTTAAGAGAAAGGGTATTAAAGTGGTTTGGAATTATGCGACCGGTTGATCTTGATTCATTTTAATAAAATTTATACATACGATACATATAATTAATACTTATGAATAGATATTTAAAATTCGCCTTTGCAGTAGTTGGTTCAGCAATTTTATGCTCAAATGGTATTGCGGGTAATAAGGATAGAGCAGGACAAGCCGGTGGATCTGCACTATTAATAAACCCTTGGGCCAGGAGTACTGGATGGGGAGGCGCAAACACTGCCAGTGTATCTGGTATTGAAGCCATGAGCCTTAATGTTGCAGGAATTGCTTTTACAAAAAAAACAGAAATTGTTTTTGCACATACTAACTGGCTTAACATTTCAGGCTCAATTGATGACAACATTAACATTAACGCATTCGGTTTATCTCAGCGTGTTGGTGAAACCGGGGTAATTGGCCTTAGTGTATTATCCATGAATTTTGGAGATGTAATGGTTACCACTGTTGATTTGCCTGAAGGTGGATTGGGTAATTTTTCTCCTTCTTACTCTGTAATTGGTCTTTCCTACGCGAAGGAGTTTTCGAACAGTATATATGGAGGATTAACGCTTAAAATGGTTTCTGAGAAAATAGCAAATGCCGGTGCTACTGGAGTTGCTATTGATGCCGGTGTAAGATATGTTACAGGTGAAAATGATAAAATAAAATTTGGAATTGCACTAAGAAATGTTGGCCCACCAATGAAATTCAAAGGAGATGGTCTTTCTATTAGAGGTGTTATTCCTACTACAGGTGCTAGTCTTACCGTTGAACAAAGAACTTCTCCATATGAGTTACCCTCAATGATTAATATTGGTGCTTCTTATGATTTCAAGCTTCTAGAAGATCACAGATTAACTCTTGCAGGAAATTTTGCCTCCAATTCGTTTACCAGAGATCAAATTTTGTTAGGACTTGAATATGGTTTCAAAAATTATTTCATGCTTAGAGGTGGATATGCTTACGAAGAAGGAATTACTAGTGTTAGTGACAGAGTAACAGCCTTTACTGGTCCTTCTGCAGGTGCTACTTTTGAACTTCCTTTAAATGATAAGGGAACCACCTTTGGTTTCGATTACTCTTACCGTGCTACAAATCCTTTTAACGGTGTTCATAGTTTAGGGGTGAGAATTAATTTATAGTGGTATATAAATAATTTTTTTTTATTAAATTTGTTATAGTATTTATAAAGAGTCCCGACTTTGTCGGGATTCTTTTATTTTTTATTATACTTAAACAATGATTTTTATTTAAACAGTTATGGGCAAACCAACATATTTTACTCAGGAAGGTCTGGAGAAGTTGAAGGATGAATTACATCAATTAACAACTTTTGAGCGCCCTTCCATTTCCAAACAAATTGCAGAAGCAAGAGACAAGGGTGATCTTTCAGAAAATGCGGAATATGATGCAGCCAAGGAAGCCCAGGGTTTACTTGAATTGAAAATATCAAAATTGCAGGATGTTTTAAGTACTGCCCGTATTATTGATGAATCTAAACTGGATAATTCCAAAGTACTTATTCTTTCTAAAGTTAAAATAAAGAATACAAAAAATGGAGCAACAATGATTTATACACTTGTTCCTGAAAATGAAGCCGATCTTAAAACGGGTAAAATCTCAATAAATTCACCCATAGCAACTGGCTTGTTGGGCAAAAAAATTGGTGAGAGTGTTGCTATTGCCGTCCCATCTGGAGAAATGGAATTTGAAATAATTGAAATTGGCAGATAAATGGCATCTGTATTCACTAAAATCATAAATGGCGAAATTCCTTCTCACAAGATTGCTGAGACAGATGATTTTTTCGCATTTTTAGATATTAGCCCACTTGCACTTGGCCATACGCTCGTAATTCCCAAAAAAGAAGTTGATTATATATTGAATCTTGAAGACGAATTATATTCACATTTATGGGCTTTTGCTAAAACTATTGCCATTGCTCTTGAAAAATCAGTTGATTGCAAAAGAATTGGAATAGCTGTTATTGGCCTGGAGGTGGCTCATACTCATATTCACCTTATTCCAATTAATAAGGTTGATGATATTAATTTTTCCAGGCCTAAAATGAAATTATCGGATGAACAATATGCCCTAATCGCAAAGGATATTCGTAATAACCTTGCTTTTCCTTTTAATTGATTTTTCGTTTAGGGTTTGCAACAATGAAAGATTCCCAACCTGAATAAACTTTTTTTTCACCAGCTGAATTCTTTTGAAAATAATGGCATACCGCTGCGGCAAGCCCATCCGTAGCATCAAGGGAATTTGGTATGTTTTGAAATACCAATAAGCTTTGCAGCATGGCCGATACTTGTTCCTTTGAAGCATTACCATTTCCGGTAATGGATTGTTTTATTTTTTTTGGTGCATATTCAGTAATTGGGATATTTCTATGCAATGCAGCTGCAATTGCAACACCTTGGGCACGGCCCAACTTTAACATAGATTGAACGTTTTTTCCGAAAAATGGTGCCTCAATTGCCATATCATCCGGTTTGTAAAGTTCGATTAGCTGAACCGTTGATTCAAAAATGTTTTTTAGTTTTATATGATGGTCATCAATTTTGCTCATATTTATTGTACCCAGAGATAGTAATTCCATCTTTTTTTGTTTGATGTGAATTACTCCATAACCCATAATGTTTGTACCAGGATCAATTCCCAGAATTATTCTGTCTGAATTCAATTTTATTAAAATTAAAGATTAAATCATTTTAAGTATATTGCCAGCAATTACAATAGCAATGAAGACAAATTTAGCTAAATATGATGCATTTTTAATTCTTTTTGTCAAATCTCTGGTTATTTGTCTTTCCTTTTGGTTTATTTACCATAGAATTTTTATTTCACAGGATTTTGCACAATTTGAATCTGCATTTAAGAATGCCTTTCTTGCACCAACTTTTTTTCCA
Protein-coding sequences here:
- the greA gene encoding transcription elongation factor GreA encodes the protein MGKPTYFTQEGLEKLKDELHQLTTFERPSISKQIAEARDKGDLSENAEYDAAKEAQGLLELKISKLQDVLSTARIIDESKLDNSKVLILSKVKIKNTKNGATMIYTLVPENEADLKTGKISINSPIATGLLGKKIGESVAIAVPSGEMEFEIIEIGR
- a CDS encoding PorV/PorQ family protein, whose amino-acid sequence is MNRYLKFAFAVVGSAILCSNGIAGNKDRAGQAGGSALLINPWARSTGWGGANTASVSGIEAMSLNVAGIAFTKKTEIVFAHTNWLNISGSIDDNININAFGLSQRVGETGVIGLSVLSMNFGDVMVTTVDLPEGGLGNFSPSYSVIGLSYAKEFSNSIYGGLTLKMVSEKIANAGATGVAIDAGVRYVTGENDKIKFGIALRNVGPPMKFKGDGLSIRGVIPTTGASLTVEQRTSPYELPSMINIGASYDFKLLEDHRLTLAGNFASNSFTRDQILLGLEYGFKNYFMLRGGYAYEEGITSVSDRVTAFTGPSAGATFELPLNDKGTTFGFDYSYRATNPFNGVHSLGVRINL
- the ruvC gene encoding crossover junction endodeoxyribonuclease RuvC, giving the protein MNSDRIILGIDPGTNIMGYGVIHIKQKKMELLSLGTINMSKIDDHHIKLKNIFESTVQLIELYKPDDMAIEAPFFGKNVQSMLKLGRAQGVAIAAALHRNIPITEYAPKKIKQSITGNGNASKEQVSAMLQSLLVFQNIPNSLDATDGLAAAVCHYFQKNSAGEKKVYSGWESFIVANPKRKIN
- a CDS encoding HIT family protein; translation: MASVFTKIINGEIPSHKIAETDDFFAFLDISPLALGHTLVIPKKEVDYILNLEDELYSHLWAFAKTIAIALEKSVDCKRIGIAVIGLEVAHTHIHLIPINKVDDINFSRPKMKLSDEQYALIAKDIRNNLAFPFN